The stretch of DNA GGCAGGCTCGACGTTCGCTGCCGACGCGTCGGCGCCGTCGGAATCGTCGGCATCTTCGGCGCCGGTGGCGGCTGGGTCGCCGATGCCGGTCCAGCCGTCGACGATCTCGTCGTCGTTGTTCGGTCAGGCTGCCACCAGCGTTGATCCGTCGATCGATGTGACGAACTCGTTGTTTGGTGCGGATGCTCAGTTGGGCGCTCTCACGGACAATGGTGGTCGCACGTTGACGCATCTTCCTGCGGCGACGAGTCCGGCGATCGATGCCGGTAATGCGGCAACTCTGGCGGGTCTGACGACTGACCAGCGTGGCAGTGCTCGTGTCGTCGGCGCTGGCGTCGACGTCGGCTCGGTTGAGGTTCAGGCTATCGTGACCCCCGCGGGCGCCCCGAAGGCCGAGTTGGCTGAGACCGGAATGGATGCGAGCGGCATCCTGCTCGCTGTTGGGGCGTTGATGCTCGCCGGTATCGCTGCACTCGGCGTGCGCCGTCGGCGCGCGCACATGAAGTAAGTGCACATGAAGTAAGTGCACATGAAGTAAGTGCACATGAAGTATGTGCACATGAAGTAAGTGCACGTGCACGTAAGTGCACGTGCCGTAGAGAGCCACTCGAGGAATCACACGTCGTGCGCGGTCTTCGTGAGAGTTCACGATTGTTGTGAAAAGCCGATCAGAACAGAAAAAGGATCTTAATGAAGAAGCAATCGCAGGTTTCTGTGCGTTGGGCGGCGTCGGCGTTTGCCGGTGCCCTGGTCTGCAGCGGTGTGGCCGTTGCCACACCGGCTTCGGCTGTTCCGGCAGTGACGGCGGTGAGTGTCACGTCGCTTGCCGACACCGAAACGCCGGGCACGCTACGCTCGGCGTTCATCGCCGCAGAGGCGACTCCGGGTGCCGACGAAATCACGTTCGCGGTCACGGGAACGATCACGCTCGAATCGCCGTTGCCGACGGTCACCCGGGGAGGCGTCTCGATCGTTGGACCGGGATCGTCTGAGCTGACAATCATGGGCGCTACAGTGCCGGAAGTCGAGCAGCAGTCGTTCGAGGGCTATTCCATGACCTTCACGTCGGTTGAATTTGGCAATTCCTTTTCGATCAGCGGACTGACGATCTCGGGAGGGAGCGGAGCAATAGTCGCCTTCTTGAACGGCGACGACTCCGTTGCACCGGCTTTCACGCTGTCTGATGTCGTGGTCGAGAACACCGTGCCGCTGGCCGGAGCGGTGGCCGTCGCCGGCAATATGGCCGGAACAGCTTCGATCGTGAACTCAGTTTTCTCGAACAATAAGGGTGGCGAGTTCGGCGGTGCAGTCTATGCTGGAGGGCTTCGCGAGCTCAGCATTGATTCGTCAACGATCGACGGAAACTCCGCCGTGTCTGCTGGAGCAGGAGTCATCGCTCCCTATGTCACAGACGTTCGAATTGTTAATTCGACGATCTCGAACAACACCACCGACGGTATCGGTGGCGGCTACTTCGGGATTGCCGGCCTGTCGGTCGAGCTCATGCAGTCGACCTTCTCGGGCAACGTTGCAGGGGCGTTCGGGAGCGCACTTCTGGTTTCCGACACCGAGACGGCAACGATCCTGCACTCGACGGTGACCGGCAACGGCAGCGCTGACGCCGACTCGCCCGCCGTGATTTTGGATGTACCCGAGTTCAGCATCGATTCATCGATTCTGAGTGGCAACAGGAGTTCAGCGGCAGTACCCACGGATTTCGCGTTTGGTGATGAGTGGATTCCCACCGGTGCGCTTGACGCGATGGTCACCGAGGTGCAGGCAGGCTCGACGTTCGCTGCCGACGCGTCGGCGCCGTCGGAATCGTCGGCATCTTCGGCGCCGGTGGCGGCTGGGTCGCCGATGCCGGTCCAGCCGTCGACGATCTCGTCGTCGTTGTTCGGTCAGGCTGCCACCAGCGTTGATCCGTCGATCGATGTGACGAACTCGTTGTTTGGTGCGGATGCTCAGTTGGGCGCTCTCACGGACAATGGTGGTCGCACGTTGACGCATCTTCCTGCGGCGACGAGTCCGGCGATCGATGCCGGTAATGCGGCAACTCTGGCGGGTCTGACGACTGACCAGCGTGGCAGTGCTCGTGTCGTCGGCGCTGGCGTCGACGTCGGCTCGGTTGAGGTTCAGGCTATCGTGACCCCCGCGGGCGCCCCGAAGGCCGAGTTGGCTGAGACCGGAATGGATGCGAGCGGCATCCTGCTCGCTGTTGGGGCGTTGATGCTCGCCGGTATCGCTGCACTCGGCGTGCGCCGTCGGCGCGCGCACAGCCAGGCGTAATCAGCAGCGGTGCCAGCACTCGCGAAGGGTCTGCCTCATTCGGGCCGGCCCAGTCGCGAGAGCCTGTATCGGCGGGGGATGATAGAAGTGTGTCTTCTGCTGAAACCGACCTGTCCGTGCCGGCTTCGGCGAAGCTCTCAATGCTCACTCTCACCACCATTGTCGTGGGCTCGATGGTGGGTGCCGGGGTGTTCTCCCTTCCGCAGAGATTCGCCGAAAACACCGGAGTCGCAGGCGCTCTGATCGCCTGGACGATCGCCGGCGGCGGCATGCTCATGCTCGCCCTGGTCTTTCAGAGCCTTGCCAATCGCAAACCGCACCTCGACGCCGGCGTGTTCGCCTACGCGAAGGCGGGCTTCGGCGAATACATGGGGTTCTTCTCAGCCTTTGGTTATTGGGCCAGCGCCTGCGTCGGAAACGTCTTCTAT from Leifsonia psychrotolerans encodes:
- a CDS encoding choice-of-anchor Q domain-containing protein, which codes for MKKQSQVSVRWAASAFAGALVCSGVAVATPASAVPAVTAVSVTSLADTETPGTLRSAFIAAEATPGADEITFAVTGTITLESPLPTVTRGGVSIVGPGSSELTIMGATVPEVEQQSFEGYSMTFTSVEFGNSFSISGLTISGGSGAIVAFLNGDDSVAPAFTLSDVVVENTVPLAGAVAVAGNMAGTASIVNSVFSNNKGGEFGGAVYAGGLRELSIDSSTIDGNSAVSAGAGVIAPYVTDVRIVNSTISNNTTDGIGGGYFGIAGLSVELMQSTFSGNVAGAFGSALLVSDTETATILHSTVTGNGSADADSPAVILDVPEFSIDSSILSGNRSSAAVPTDFAFGDEWIPTGALDAMVTEVQAGSTFAADASAPSESSASSAPVAAGSPMPVQPSTISSSLFGQAATSVDPSIDVTNSLFGADAQLGALTDNGGRTLTHLPAATSPAIDAGNAATLAGLTTDQRGSARVVGAGVDVGSVEVQAIVTPAGAPKAELAETGMDASGILLAVGALMLAGIAALGVRRRRAHSQA